The DNA segment CGGCCAGCACGAGCAGCGTCGTCGGGACCCCCTGCACCCGCAGCGCCCGGTGCAGGGCGCGGCTGTGCTCGGCGGGCACCAGCCCGTCCCGGTCCCCGTGCGCCAGCAGGAACGGCGGGGCGCCGGGGTGCACGCGGGTGACCGGGCTCGCCGCCCGGGCCGCGTCCGGCACCTCGCGCACCGACGCGGCGCCCAGCAACCGGGCCTCCTGGGAGGGGACGTCGGGCCGACCGGTGACGAACGGGGGCAGCGGCCCGGCCGGCACGTCGGTGTCGCGCAGGGTGAGGTCGGTGACCGGGAACCAGCAGACGGCGGCCTGCACCGAGCTGTCCCCGAGCTCGGCGTCCCGCTCGTCGGGGCACAGCGCCAGCAGCGCGGCGAGGTGGCCGCCCGCCGACCCGCCCCAGACCCCGACCCGGTCGGCGTCCAGCCCCAGCTCCGCCGCGTTCCCGCGCAGCCACCGGACCGCCGCGCGGGCGTCGTCCAGCGGCGCCGGGAACGTCGCCTCGCCGCTCAGCCGGTACTGCACCGCCGCGATCGCCACACCGGCCTCGGCCACCGGCAGCAGCCGTTCCGCGGCCCGGGCCCCGCGCGACCCGCGCAGCCAGCCGCCCCCGTGCAGCCACAGGCAGAGCGGGGCGGGCCCGGACGCGGGCAGGTACAGGTCCAGCCGCAGCTCGACCCCCGGCTCGCTGCGGTAGACCACGTCCCGCCGCACCGTCACCTCGGGCACGTCAGACCCCGACCCCGGCGGCGACCTCGCGCACGGCGGGGACCACCTCGTCGCGGAACAGCCGGACCGAGCGCAGCGACGCCTCCGGGTCCAGCGACCCCCAGGCGAAGGAGCCGGCGACGTGGTTGACCTCGCCGACCGTGACGGCCTCGGCGACCTGCCGGGACACCGTCTCCGGCGACCCCGCGTACAGCTTGCCCTCGGCGAGCAGCTGGTCGACGTCCAGCGGTCCGCTGTGCCGCGCGTCGCCGTGCAGCCGCCAGAGGTGGGTGAAGGAGGTGTGGTGGTCGGCGAAGGCCGGCCGGAGCAGGTCCAGCGCCTCCTCGTCGGTCGGCGCGACCAGCACGTGCCGCATCATCCCGAACCGCGGCGTCACGCCGGGGAGGCCGTACCGCACCGTCCCGCGCTCGCGGGAGGCCCGGAAGCGGTCGAAGAAGAGCCGGCTCTGCTCCCGGACGGTGGCCAGCGGCGGGGAGAAGAACCCGAAGCCGAAGACCACGTTGTAGCCCTCCTCCCCCAGCCGCGGGATCGAGGCGGGGTTGGACGTCGGGTACCACAGCGGCGGGTGCGGCCGCTGGCGCACCGACACGTGCAGCGGGATCGGCTCGGCGTCGCCGTCCGGCCCCGGGCGCACGAAGACCCCGGTCTCCAGCGCCCGAGGACGGCCGGCATCAGCTCCTCGAAGCGGTCCGCGGCCTGCGCCGGCGTCAGGCCGAACATCGCGGCCTCGTGCGGGGAGGACCCCTTGCCGACGCCGATCTCCAGCCGGCCGCCGCTGAGCTGGTCGAGCATGCAGATCTCCTGCACCAGCCGCAGCGGGTCGTACAGCGGCACGATGAAGGTCGTCGGCGCCAGCCGGATCCGCTCGGTCGCCTGGGCGGCCGCGGCCAGGAACAGCGCCGGCGAGGGGGCCAGGCCCAGCGGGGTGCCGTGGTGCTCGGCCAGGTGGTAGACGCTGAACCCGCCCCGGTCGGCCTCGGTCAGCAGCCGCAACCGGCTCTGGTACACCTCGCCCGGCGTCCTGCCGGGCGCTGCGTCGATCCAGTCGAACAGGCCGAACGTGACGTCCTGCGGCGCGTCCGGCGCTCCGGGACCAAGGGGCATGGTGGGTCCTCGCGGGTGTCGGGGGAACGGCGTGACCGGGGCCCGGGACGGTGTCCCGGGCCCCGGTCACGGGGTGGTCAGTAGGCGGTGACCGGCTTGAAGGCCGCCTGACCGTCGTACTGGACCAGCTGGACGTCGGCGATGGCGGCGTCGTCGTCCGTGGTGGTGTCGACCGTGATGCCGTCGAGCAGCAGCGGCGCCTGGAAGCCGCTGATCGACTTCAGCGAGGTCATGAACGCCTCGCGGGTCGGCTCCTCCATGCCCTGGAACGCCTCGTCGAGCACGGCGCCCTCGGCGTAGCTCCACGCGCAGTGCGGGGTGTACGTCGTGGCGATCTTCGAGCCGTACTTCTCGAACGCGTCGAGGTAGGCCTTCACGTCCTCGTCGTTGGCGAACGCCGGCGAGTTCGGGTTCTTGGAGAACGACGGCGTGTACACGGCCGGGTAGGCCGCCGCGCCACCGGGCTGCAGGATGGTCCCCGGCGTCGAGGTGTTGGACGGCAGGAAGATCCGCGGCAGCCAGCCGAGGGACTGCGCCTTGGTGAGCACGCCGACCTGCAGCGGGGTCACCGAGACCGCGCTCAGCAGCACGTCGGCCTTGCTCGCCGCGAGCTCGGTCACCTGGGCGTCGAGCGTCGTGTCGGTCGGCTCGTAGGTGGCGGAGGCGACGATCTGCACCTGGCTGCCCTCGATGGCCTCGTTCAGGCCGTCCAGGTAGCTCTCGCCGAAGTCGTCGTTCTGGGCGAGGGTGGCCACGGTCAGCGGCTGGTTGGCGTTGGCCAGCAGCTCGCCGAACGCGCGGCCCTCGGTGGCGTAGGTGGGCACGAAGCCCGTCGTCCAGGGGTGCGCCTCCTGGTCGTTGGAGAACGTGCGGGCACCGGTGGTCAGCAGGACCTGGGGCACCTCCTCCTCCTCGGCGATCGGCATCACGGCCGCGTTGGTCGGCGTCCCGAGCGCCCCGACGTAGGCGAAGATGTTGTCGTTGAGCAGCTGGCGGAAGTTGGACACCGCCTTCGCCGGGTCGTAGACGTCGTCGAGGTAGGTGAAGTCGACCGTGCGGGTCTTGCCGTCGCCGAACTCGAACCCGCCGGCGGCGTTCTTGGCCTCGATGTAGGCGTCCAGCCCGGCGATGGTGCAGGAGCCGGGACCGGCGGTCGCGCCGCTGAGCGGGCTGCTGATGCCGATGCTGATCGAGTCGTCGGTGATGCCGGGGCTGGCCGAGTCGTCCGCGCCGGGGCCGCCGGCGGTGCTGTCCCGGGTGCACCCGGAGACGAGCAGCGCAGCGATGCTGACAGTGGCGACCACGCCACTGGCACGCGCCGCGTTTCGGGTCTTCGTCATTGAATCGCCTCTCTCGGTGTTCACGAGTGCTGGTCGGTGGTGGCTGCCGTCGGGGCGGACGCGGTCTGCGCCGCCTCGTCGGAGGTCGTGGGGTGGGCCGGTGGGTGCGCCGGGCGCCGGCGGGAGCTCCGCAGCCGGGCCAGCCGGCGCGGCAGGGACACCAGGCCGGCGGGGAGCAGGAACAGCACCGCGAGCAGGACCACGCCGGAGATCAGCGCGGTGCGGGAGGAGTTCACCTGACCGGCGAGCACCGGCACGAGCACGTAGTACACGGCGCCGAGCGCCGTGCCGACGATGCTCGCCGACCCGCCGATGACCATCGCGGCGACCAGGTTGATCGACGTGGCGAAGACCAGGGTCTCCGGCGACGTGTACTGCACGACGGCCAGGTACATGAACCCGGACACGCCGCCCAGCAGGGACGCGATCGTGAAGGCCAGCACCTTGGTCCGGTACGGCGAGACGCCCATGGACAGCGCCACCGCCTCGTTCTCCTTGACGATGGCGAACGAGCGGCCGATGCGGCCCCGGACCAGGTTGCGGGCCAGCGCGAACGCGACGACGGCGATGAGCACGACGACGTAGTAGCGCCACTGGTCGTTGGCCAGGCCGCTGGACTCCGGTGCCCGCAGCCAGCTGACCACCTGCCCCTGCGAGCCGCCGGTGAACTCGTCGAACCGGCGGGCCAGCGGGACCCCGACGATCGGCAGGGCGAGGGTGATCATGGCCAGCGCGAGCCCGCGCAGCCGGGCCGCGGCGAGCGCCACGAGCATCCCGACCACCGCCGGGACCACCGCGCACAGCAGCAGCGTCAGCGGCCCCGGCCAGTCGTGCAGGATCCCGTACGCCGCGATGTAGGCCCCGAGCCCGAGGAAGGCGCTCTGGCCCAGCGACACCTGGCCGGTGTAGCCCATCACGATGTTGAGGCCGAGGATCGCCACCGCGAACACCGCGATGCTGGAGAGCTGGTAGTTGACGTAGGGGCTGGACACCAGCGGGGCGACGACGAGCGCGATCGCGAGCACCCCGACGAGGGCGACGCCCTTCCAGCGGGAGGTCGCGCGCGGGGCGGTGGTGCTGGTGGTGGCGGGGGACGCCGTGCTGGTGGCCATCAGACGCGCACCGTGACCTTTCGTCCGAAGAGCCCCTGCGGCCGGACGACGAGGATCACGATCACCGCGATGAACGGCACCGCGATCTTCAGGTCGTCGCCGATGAAGTCGAGGTAGGCGCCGGCGAGGTTCTCGATGACGCCGATGAAGGCGGCCGCCACGACGGCGCCGATCGGCGAGTCGAGGCCGCCGAGGATGGCCGACGCCAGCGCGTAGACCAGCACGAAGTCGAGCATCCCGGGGCTGATGAACAGCTGCGGGGCGACCAGCACCCCGGCGATCGCACCGAGCGCGGCGGCCAGGCCCCAGCCGATCATCAGGAGCCGGCTGACCGGCAGGCCGGACAGCGCCGACGACCGGGGGTTGTCGGCGACCGCTCGCATGGCCAGCCCGAGCTTGGTCCCCTGGAACAGCAGCTGCAGCCCCACCATCACCACGAGCAGCACCGCGATCGTGCCGATCGACCGCAGGCTCACGAACACCCCGAGCACGCCGATGGTCTTGTTGGGGAACAGCGACGGGAACGGGTGCGGCTCGTAGCCGAAGAAGAACGCCGACGCACCCGACAGGATCACCAGCAGGGCGATGGTGGCCACCACCGCGGTGTCCGGGTCGCCACCCTCGAAGTGCCGCATCACCCCCCGCTCGAGCAGCGCACCGAGGACGAACCCGAAGACGACCGCCGCGATGAGCGCGAGCAGGACGGGCACCCCGGCCTGGGTCAGCGCGTAGGCCACGAAGGTGGCCGCCACGGCCATGCCGCCCTGGGCGAAGTTGATCAGGGCGGTGGCCCGGTAGACCAGCACGATGGCGAGGGCGATCGCGGCGTAGATCGCGCCGTTCGACAGCCCGTCGACCACGACTTGGATGAAGTACGACACCTAACCCCCCAGGTACGCGCGGCGAACGGCGTCCATGCCCATGAGCTCGTCCCGGCTGCCGTGCAGCGCGACCCGCCCCGTCTCCAGCACCGTGGCGTCGTCCACCACCGAGAACGCGAGGTTCGCGTTCTGCTCGACGACGACCATCGACACCTGCGCCTCGCGGCGCAGCCGGACGACGGCGTCGTACACCCGGCGGGCCGTGCTCGGGGCGAGCCCGAGCGAGGCCTCGTCGAGCAGGATCACCCGCGGCTTGGCCATGAACGCGCGGCCGACCGCCAGCATCTGCTGCTCGCCGCCGGACAGCGCCGCGGCGTTCGACCTCACCCGCTCCTGCAGGTTGGGGAACAGGTCGAGGACGTAGTCGACGTCGGTCGCGATCTGCTTGCGGTCCTTGCGCTGGTAGGCGCCGACGAGCAGGTTCTCCCGCACGCTGAGCTGGCCCAGCGTGCCCCGGCCCTCCGGCACGTGCGCGATGCCCAGGTGCGCCGTCCGGTCCGGTCCCAGGCCGCTGATGTCGCGGCCCTCGAACAGGATCCGGCCGGTGGTGCGCACCGTCCCGCTGATCGCGCGCAGCGTGGTCGTCTTGCCGGCACCGTTGGCGCCCAGCAGCCCGGTCGCCCCGTTCTCCGGCAGCGAGAACGAGATCCCGTGCAGGACCTGCGCGTGACCGTAGGACGCGGTGACGTCCTCGAGCTCAAGCAGACTCATCTGCGGCGGCCTCCTTGCCCAGGTATGCCTCGACCACGCGGCTGTCCGACTGCGCCTCCGCGGCCGTGCCCTCCATCAACTTGGCGCCGTGGTCGAGGACGACCACCCGGTCGGTCAGCGCCGAGATCAGCCCCATGTGGTGCTCGACGACCACGACGGTGAGCTCGAACTCGCGGCGCACCTCGCGGACGGTGCCGATCAGCGCCTCGACCTCGCCGTGCGAGAGGCCGGCCGCCGGCTCGTCGAGCAGCAGCAGCCGGGGCCGGGACAGCAGCGCGCGGCACAACTCGACGCCCTTGTGCAGCCCGTGCGAGAGCTCGTCGGCCGGCATCGAGGCGGCCCAGGCCAGGCCGGTGCGGTCGAGCAGCTCCAGCGCCGTCGCGCGCGCCTCGCGCTCCTGCCGGCGGGTGGCGGGCAGCCGCAGCGACCACGAGACGGGCCCGCCCGGCAGCCAGGAGTGGGCGCCGAGCATGACGTTCTCGAGCACGGTCGCGTCGAGCCGCAGCGCCGGGTGCTGGAACGTCCGGGCCAGCCCGAGCTGCGCCATCCGCCAGGCCCGGGTCCGCACCGTCTCCGTCCCGTTGACGAGGATCGAGCCGGCGGTCGGCTGGTAGTGCCCGCTGATGCAGTTGAACAGCGAGGTCTTCCCGGCACCGTTCGGCCCCACGAGGCCGAGGATGCCGCCTCGCGGCGCGTCGAAGGAGACGCCGTCGAGCACGGTGATGCCGCCGAACCGCAGGGACACGTCCCGCACGCTGAGCGCGGCGTCAGGCGCCTCGGTTCCCGTCGTCGTGGTCATCCTGCCTCTCCGTCGTCGTCGACCACCGGGAGCACCGGGTCGCTGGGGTGGGGTGGTGCGTCCCCGCCGTGGAGGAGGCTACGAGAGGCTAGCTGTGGCGACGGTCACGGCAACGTATCGATCGGTGTGAGCCGGCTCTCAGCGACACATTCGGGACATTTGACCCATCCCCGACCGTCGGGGCGGTGACGAGCCGTGCCCGCGCCCGCCGGTCGCCCCGGCCGGGCGGCACGTCCCCCGCCGCGCGACGGGCGCCGACCGGCGCTCCTTGCTACGTTGCGGTCGTGACGCACGTCACCAGCCGGCGCACCCGCCTCGCCGGCGGGGAGACCGCGAGGCCCCCGGCCGCGCCGATGCGACATCTGACGTAGTCCGGGGGGTCGGATGCGGCCGGGCTCCACCCGCCATCCGGATGTGTCCGGCGCCACGTCCCGCGCCTAGCGTCGGGGCGGGGCTGCGCCCGAGCCGCTGCCGTGCGACGCCGCCACCCGGCGGCGCCGAGAGATGACACGAGGACGGATGCACATGACCGCGAAGAACCTGCAGGAGCTCCTCGACCAGACCGGTGACACCGTCGGGATGCTGCGCAACTCCCAGATCGGCACCTACATCTACCCGGTGGTGCCCTCCGAGTTCACCAACTGGCGCCGCGAGCAGAAGGCCTGGCGGGAGACCGCCGTGCTCTTCGACCAGTCACACCACATGTACAACACCTGGATCTCCGGTCCGGACGCGCTGAAGCTGATCTCCGACACCGGCATCAACAGCGTGGCCAACTTCCCGGTCAACATGGCCAAGCAGTTCGTCCCGGTCTCGCCCGAGGGCGGGGTCATCGGTGACGGGATCCTGTTCCACCTGTCCGAGGACGAGTACGTCTTCGTCGGCCGGGCCCCGGTCGCCAACTGGCTGGAGTTCCAGGGGTCGAAGGGCTACGACGTCGAGGTCCGCAACGACCCGCGCTCGTCCTCGCGGCCGTACGGCAAGGCCGTGAGCCGCGACGTGTGGCGGTTCCAGATCCAGGGCCCGAACGCCTGGCCGGTGATCGAGAAGCTGCACGGCGGCGACCTGGAGCAGCTGAAGTTCTTCCGCATGTCCGAGATGAACATCGGCGGCGAGAAGGTGCGCACCCTGCGGCACGGCATGGCCGGCGCCCCGGGCCTGGAGATCTGGGGCCCGTACGAGTCCTACGAGAAGGTGCGCGACACCATCCTCGAGGCGGGTGCGGAGTTCGGGCTGGAGCCGTGCGGCTCCCGCGCCTACTCCTCCAACACCCTCGAGTCGGGCTGGATCCCCTCGCCGCTGCCGGCGATCTACACCGCCGACGAGCTGCGCGAGTACCGCGAGTGGCTCCCGGCCAACGGGTACGAGGCGACCAACGCGCTGGCCGGCAGCTTCGTCTCCGACAAGATCGAGGACTACTACCTCAACCCGTGGGAGCTCGGCTACGGCTCGTTCGTGAAGTTCGACCACGACTTCATCGGCCGTGAGGCGCTGGAGGCCATCGACCCGGCCACCCAGCGGCGCAAGGTCACCCTCGCCTGGAACGACGAGGACCTGACGAAGGTGCTGGGCGGGATCGTGGCCCCGGCTCCGGGGTACCAGGTGTTCGACCTGCCCAACGCCAACTACGGGTCGTCGAACTTCGACTCGGTCATCGACGCCGACGGCACCGTGGTCGGTGCGTCGCTGTTCACCGGCTACAGCGCCAACGAGCGCAAGGGGCTGTCGCTGGCCACGGTCGACCCGAACGTGCCGGTCGGCGCCGAGGTCCGGGTCGTCTGGGGCGAGCCGGACGGCGGCAGCGGGAAGTCGAACGTCGAACCGCACGAGCAGTTCGCCGTGCGCGCCGTGGTGAGCCCGGCCCCGTACGCGGAGACCGCCCGGACCGAGTACCACGGCGGCTGGCGCAGCGCGGCCGCCAGCTGACCCACCGGTGGTCCGGGGTCGGGTGGCCGCACCGCCACCCGACCCCGGACCGCCCGCACGCCCGCAGCCCGGCCCATCCGCGTCGTCCTGCGGGCAGCAGGTCCCCGGACGACCCCGCACGTCCTGAAGGGACTCCCATGCCGTCGTCCGAGAGCCTCGCGGCCGCGCTCGCCCGAGCGGGCAGCCCGGTCGAGCTCCTCCGCAACCTGGCCTTCCCGCCGAGCACCTTCCCGGTGCAGCCGGAGTTCACCAACTGGCGGACCGAGCAGCGGTCGTGGCTGGAGAGCTGCGCACTGCTCGACCAGTCGCACCACATGCACGACCTGTTCGTCACCGGCCCCGACGCGCTGCGGCTGTTCAGCGACCTCGCCGTCAACAGCTTCGCCGGCTTCGGCCCCGGCAAGGCCAAGCAGTTCGTCGCCGTCGCCCCCGACGGCCACCTGATCGGCGACGCCATCCTCTTCCACCTGGACGAGGGCTCCTTCGACCTGGTGGGGCACCCGATGGTGCTGGACTGGGTGACCTTCCACCTCGAGCGCGGCAGCTACGACGCGACCGCTGAGCGGGACCCGAACTCCGCGCTCCGCGCCTCCGGACCCCCGACGCTGTACCGGTACGAACTGCAGGGCCCCACCGCCCTGGCGCTCCTCGAGCAGGTGACCGGCGCCCCCGTGCCCGACGCGCGGTTCTTCAGCATGGCCGAGTTCACCATCGCCGGCCGGCGCGCACGCGCGCTGCGGCACGGGATGGCCGGCCAGCCGGGCTTCGAGCTCTTCGGCCCGTGGGCGGACGGCGAGGCGGTGCTGGCCGCGCTGCTGGAGGCCGGCGCGGACCACGGCCTGGTGCGGGTCGGCGCCAAGGCGTACTCGACGGCGAACCTCGGGTCGGGCTGGGTGCCCGCGCCGATGGCCGCGCTGTTCGGCGACGACCCGCTGATGGCCGAGTACCGCGAGTGGCTGCCGCTGTCGAAGGTCGGCTCCATCGGCGGCAGCCTCGACTCCTCCGACGTCCGCGACTGGTACCTGACCCCCTACGACGTCGGGTACGGCAAGACGGTCAAGTTCGACCACGACTTCGTCGGCCGCGCGGCCTTGGAGCAGCTGGCGCAGACCCCGCCGCCGCGGACCAAGGTCACCCTGGTGTGGGACGCCGACGACGTCACCGCCGCGATCGGCTCGCTGTACCGGCCGGGCCCGGGCGCGAAGTACATCGAGATGCCCAAGGCCCGCTACGCCACCCACCACGAGGACCTGGTCCTCAAGGACGGCGAGCGGGTGGGCGTCTCGCTGGACTGCGGCTACCTCGCCAACGAGCGTCAGATGGTCTCGCTGGCCACCGTCGACACCGCGCTGGCCGAGCCCGGCACAGAGGTGA comes from the Modestobacter italicus genome and includes:
- a CDS encoding alpha/beta hydrolase, with translation MPEVTVRRDVVYRSEPGVELRLDLYLPASGPAPLCLWLHGGGWLRGSRGARAAERLLPVAEAGVAIAAVQYRLSGEATFPAPLDDARAAVRWLRGNAAELGLDADRVGVWGGSAGGHLAALLALCPDERDAELGDSSVQAAVCWFPVTDLTLRDTDVPAGPLPPFVTGRPDVPSQEARLLGAASVREVPDAARAASPVTRVHPGAPPFLLAHGDRDGLVPAEHSRALHRALRVQGVPTTLLVLADANHEDPAFDTPPVLGAVSAFLRSTLLGDPAGVS
- a CDS encoding ABC transporter substrate-binding protein; the protein is MTKTRNAARASGVVATVSIAALLVSGCTRDSTAGGPGADDSASPGITDDSISIGISSPLSGATAGPGSCTIAGLDAYIEAKNAAGGFEFGDGKTRTVDFTYLDDVYDPAKAVSNFRQLLNDNIFAYVGALGTPTNAAVMPIAEEEEVPQVLLTTGARTFSNDQEAHPWTTGFVPTYATEGRAFGELLANANQPLTVATLAQNDDFGESYLDGLNEAIEGSQVQIVASATYEPTDTTLDAQVTELAASKADVLLSAVSVTPLQVGVLTKAQSLGWLPRIFLPSNTSTPGTILQPGGAAAYPAVYTPSFSKNPNSPAFANDEDVKAYLDAFEKYGSKIATTYTPHCAWSYAEGAVLDEAFQGMEEPTREAFMTSLKSISGFQAPLLLDGITVDTTTDDDAAIADVQLVQYDGQAAFKPVTAY
- a CDS encoding branched-chain amino acid ABC transporter permease — protein: MSYFIQVVVDGLSNGAIYAAIALAIVLVYRATALINFAQGGMAVAATFVAYALTQAGVPVLLALIAAVVFGFVLGALLERGVMRHFEGGDPDTAVVATIALLVILSGASAFFFGYEPHPFPSLFPNKTIGVLGVFVSLRSIGTIAVLLVVMVGLQLLFQGTKLGLAMRAVADNPRSSALSGLPVSRLLMIGWGLAAALGAIAGVLVAPQLFISPGMLDFVLVYALASAILGGLDSPIGAVVAAAFIGVIENLAGAYLDFIGDDLKIAVPFIAVIVILVVRPQGLFGRKVTVRV
- a CDS encoding LLM class flavin-dependent oxidoreductase, with translation MRPGPDGDAEPIPLHVSVRQRPHPPLWYPTSNPASIPRLGEEGYNVVFGFGFFSPPLATVREQSRLFFDRFRASRERGTVRYGLPGVTPRFGMMRHVLVAPTDEEALDLLRPAFADHHTSFTHLWRLHGDARHSGPLDVDQLLAEGKLYAGSPETVSRQVAEAVTVGEVNHVAGSFAWGSLDPEASLRSVRLFRDEVVPAVREVAAGVGV
- a CDS encoding aminomethyltransferase family protein, which codes for MPSSESLAAALARAGSPVELLRNLAFPPSTFPVQPEFTNWRTEQRSWLESCALLDQSHHMHDLFVTGPDALRLFSDLAVNSFAGFGPGKAKQFVAVAPDGHLIGDAILFHLDEGSFDLVGHPMVLDWVTFHLERGSYDATAERDPNSALRASGPPTLYRYELQGPTALALLEQVTGAPVPDARFFSMAEFTIAGRRARALRHGMAGQPGFELFGPWADGEAVLAALLEAGADHGLVRVGAKAYSTANLGSGWVPAPMAALFGDDPLMAEYREWLPLSKVGSIGGSLDSSDVRDWYLTPYDVGYGKTVKFDHDFVGRAALEQLAQTPPPRTKVTLVWDADDVTAAIGSLYRPGPGAKYIEMPKARYATHHEDLVLKDGERVGVSLDCGYLANERQMVSLATVDTALAEPGTEVTVVWGEQPVSAKPAVEDHQQVRIRAVVAPCPYDARDTYRAR
- a CDS encoding branched-chain amino acid ABC transporter permease, which translates into the protein MATSTASPATTSTTAPRATSRWKGVALVGVLAIALVVAPLVSSPYVNYQLSSIAVFAVAILGLNIVMGYTGQVSLGQSAFLGLGAYIAAYGILHDWPGPLTLLLCAVVPAVVGMLVALAAARLRGLALAMITLALPIVGVPLARRFDEFTGGSQGQVVSWLRAPESSGLANDQWRYYVVVLIAVVAFALARNLVRGRIGRSFAIVKENEAVALSMGVSPYRTKVLAFTIASLLGGVSGFMYLAVVQYTSPETLVFATSINLVAAMVIGGSASIVGTALGAVYYVLVPVLAGQVNSSRTALISGVVLLAVLFLLPAGLVSLPRRLARLRSSRRRPAHPPAHPTTSDEAAQTASAPTAATTDQHS
- the ligM gene encoding vanillate/3-O-methylgallate O-demethylase, with amino-acid sequence MTAKNLQELLDQTGDTVGMLRNSQIGTYIYPVVPSEFTNWRREQKAWRETAVLFDQSHHMYNTWISGPDALKLISDTGINSVANFPVNMAKQFVPVSPEGGVIGDGILFHLSEDEYVFVGRAPVANWLEFQGSKGYDVEVRNDPRSSSRPYGKAVSRDVWRFQIQGPNAWPVIEKLHGGDLEQLKFFRMSEMNIGGEKVRTLRHGMAGAPGLEIWGPYESYEKVRDTILEAGAEFGLEPCGSRAYSSNTLESGWIPSPLPAIYTADELREYREWLPANGYEATNALAGSFVSDKIEDYYLNPWELGYGSFVKFDHDFIGREALEAIDPATQRRKVTLAWNDEDLTKVLGGIVAPAPGYQVFDLPNANYGSSNFDSVIDADGTVVGASLFTGYSANERKGLSLATVDPNVPVGAEVRVVWGEPDGGSGKSNVEPHEQFAVRAVVSPAPYAETARTEYHGGWRSAAAS
- a CDS encoding ABC transporter ATP-binding protein, with product MSLLELEDVTASYGHAQVLHGISFSLPENGATGLLGANGAGKTTTLRAISGTVRTTGRILFEGRDISGLGPDRTAHLGIAHVPEGRGTLGQLSVRENLLVGAYQRKDRKQIATDVDYVLDLFPNLQERVRSNAAALSGGEQQMLAVGRAFMAKPRVILLDEASLGLAPSTARRVYDAVVRLRREAQVSMVVVEQNANLAFSVVDDATVLETGRVALHGSRDELMGMDAVRRAYLGG
- a CDS encoding ABC transporter ATP-binding protein, giving the protein MTTTTGTEAPDAALSVRDVSLRFGGITVLDGVSFDAPRGGILGLVGPNGAGKTSLFNCISGHYQPTAGSILVNGTETVRTRAWRMAQLGLARTFQHPALRLDATVLENVMLGAHSWLPGGPVSWSLRLPATRRQEREARATALELLDRTGLAWAASMPADELSHGLHKGVELCRALLSRPRLLLLDEPAAGLSHGEVEALIGTVREVRREFELTVVVVEHHMGLISALTDRVVVLDHGAKLMEGTAAEAQSDSRVVEAYLGKEAAADESA